The following are encoded in a window of Acidimicrobiales bacterium genomic DNA:
- a CDS encoding ferritin-like domain-containing protein encodes MPIDERALHELVDESEDLHADAMRQSRAVAPDLAELGASRRGRPVDLDRVRAFQTERRRILRNGGFGVSALAARGLLGTGFGAALMSILNPSPVAAQEGGGGDVDVQILQTASSLEVLAVATYEAALGLPFIANGNAVVKQFARTTMEQHDEHRAAFQSQTESLGGERQDQPNPPNQRVVDDALPTLQAPLDVVLLAATLEEVATDTYLANLALLDDSDTRTLMGSVMGVECQHLATLRAVAALLEGGAENLVAIPTRVGQLPAAAGSVAFPDPFEAPNMAEPPESGAVR; translated from the coding sequence GGACGCCATGCGCCAGTCGCGTGCGGTGGCGCCCGATCTCGCCGAGCTCGGCGCCTCCCGGCGCGGTCGACCCGTCGACCTCGACCGGGTGCGCGCCTTCCAGACCGAACGGCGGCGCATCCTGCGCAACGGCGGGTTCGGGGTGAGCGCCCTGGCCGCCCGGGGCCTGCTCGGCACCGGGTTCGGCGCCGCGTTGATGAGCATCCTCAATCCGTCGCCCGTGGCGGCGCAGGAGGGGGGCGGCGGCGACGTCGACGTCCAGATCCTCCAGACCGCCTCGTCGCTCGAGGTGCTCGCGGTCGCCACCTACGAGGCCGCGCTGGGGCTGCCGTTCATCGCGAACGGCAACGCCGTGGTGAAGCAGTTCGCCCGGACGACCATGGAGCAGCACGACGAGCACCGGGCCGCCTTCCAGAGCCAGACCGAGAGCCTCGGAGGCGAGCGGCAGGACCAGCCCAACCCGCCGAACCAGCGGGTCGTGGACGACGCGCTGCCGACGCTGCAGGCGCCCCTCGACGTCGTGCTGCTGGCGGCGACCCTCGAGGAGGTGGCCACGGACACCTACCTGGCCAACCTCGCGCTGCTCGACGACAGCGACACCCGCACCCTCATGGGCAGCGTCATGGGCGTGGAGTGCCAGCACCTGGCCACCCTGCGTGCCGTCGCCGCCCTCCTCGAGGGCGGGGCCGAGAACCTGGTCGCCATCCCGACGCGGGTGGGGCAGCTGCCCGCCGCGGCGGGCAGCGTCGCCTTCCCCGACCCCTTCGAAGCGCCGAACATGGCCGAACCCCCCGAGTCAGGAGCCGTCCGATGA
- a CDS encoding ferritin-like domain-containing protein, giving the protein MSTIDQPPAAKPGIDRRRFLALSGLAAGATVALVACGSDDEPGTAETGNTTATTTAATSTTAGGSAEGDLALAQGAAGLEVLAVNTYGAALAAANAGDLGQVPDAVAEFVTTAEQQHQAALDAWNEVITGAGEAEVTEPPTELEQTVNDQFARVTDVVGAAQLANMLEKTAAQTYLDAQAALEGADARTLAGSIQVTAQQRSAILNFVLGEYPVPEVFQSTEKSILEN; this is encoded by the coding sequence ATGAGCACGATCGACCAACCGCCCGCCGCGAAGCCGGGCATCGACCGCCGTCGCTTCCTGGCCCTCTCCGGCCTGGCCGCCGGCGCCACCGTGGCCCTCGTGGCCTGCGGCAGCGATGACGAGCCGGGCACCGCCGAGACGGGCAACACCACGGCCACGACCACCGCGGCCACGAGCACCACGGCCGGCGGCAGCGCCGAGGGCGACCTCGCGCTGGCGCAGGGCGCCGCCGGCCTCGAGGTCCTCGCCGTGAACACCTACGGCGCCGCGCTGGCCGCAGCCAACGCCGGTGACCTGGGGCAGGTGCCCGACGCCGTCGCCGAGTTCGTGACGACCGCCGAGCAGCAGCACCAGGCCGCGCTGGACGCCTGGAACGAGGTGATCACCGGTGCGGGCGAGGCCGAGGTGACCGAGCCGCCGACGGAGCTGGAACAGACCGTCAACGACCAGTTCGCCCGGGTGACGGACGTGGTCGGCGCCGCGCAGCTGGCCAACATGCTCGAGAAGACGGCGGCGCAGACCTACCTCGACGCCCAGGCGGCCCTCGAGGGCGCGGACGCCCGCACCCTCGCGGGCTCCATCCAGGTGACCGCGCAGCAGCGCAGCGCCATCCTCAACTTCGTGCTGGGGGAGTACCCCGTGCCCGAGGTGTTCCAGTCCACCGAGAAGTCGATCCTCGAGAACTAG
- the tatA gene encoding twin-arginine translocase TatA/TatE family subunit — MNLGGPELLIVLAVVLLLFGAKKVPDLARSLGQAKREFEHGSRESKQPAVVAPAAVDPDRPVVVEPSRPVVVDSATPRSDTA, encoded by the coding sequence ATGAACCTCGGAGGCCCAGAGCTCTTGATCGTGCTCGCAGTGGTCCTGTTGCTGTTCGGAGCGAAGAAGGTCCCCGACCTCGCCCGTTCCCTCGGTCAGGCCAAGCGCGAGTTCGAGCACGGCAGCCGCGAGTCGAAGCAACCCGCCGTGGTCGCCCCGGCCGCGGTCGACCCCGACCGTCCGGTCGTGGTCGAGCCGTCTCGCCCCGTGGTGGTGGACTCCGCCACCCCGCGGAGCGACACCGCCTGA
- the glgX gene encoding glycogen debranching protein GlgX, with amino-acid sequence MDVWPGNAYPLGATYDGSGTNFSLFSEVAERVELCLLGKKGQETRVELEEVTALCWHAYVPGVEPGQRYGFRVHGPWDPDQGIRCNPDKLLLDPYAKAVCGKLKWNDSVFAHRVDDDHDAEDDDEAGDAPVERTHRRRSELDSRGSVPLSVVTNPYFDWGDDRHPRTPWHETVVYELHTKGFTNTHPTIPEEQRGTYAGLAHPAAIEHLQRLGVTAVELQPVHQFVDEHALVEAGLRNYWGYNSIAYLAPHNGYSASGDTGGQVREFKQMVKALHAEGIEVILDVVYNHTAEGNHLGPTLSLKGIDNQAYYRLNPEDPSRYVDYTGTGNTLNMRHPHVLQLIMDSLRYWVLEMHVDGFRFDLAATLARELHDVDRLSAFFDLIQQDPVVSQVKLIAEPWDVGEGGYQVGNFPPLWSEWNGQYRDTVRDYWRGRDQTLAEFAYRFTGSSDLYATTGRRPYASVNFVTAHDGFTLTDLVSYDERHNEANLEDNRDGESHNRSWNCGVEGPTDDPAIIELRARQRRNFLTTLFLSQGVPMLLSGDELGRTQGGNNNAYCQDNEVSWLDWGTVDEDLLAFTRRLIELRRSHPVFHRRRWFDGRPLVDGDHGTIRDIGWFRPDGQQMTHDDWNVGFARTIGVALSGEMIPSPGPRGEKITDDDFFCIFNAHDQRLDVRLPEALRDGQWVAEIDTYDPDREHPVVKPGDTVGVEGRASLLLRRTAA; translated from the coding sequence ATGGACGTGTGGCCCGGCAACGCCTACCCGCTGGGGGCCACCTACGACGGCTCCGGGACCAACTTCTCCCTCTTCTCCGAGGTGGCCGAGCGCGTCGAGCTCTGCCTCCTGGGCAAGAAGGGCCAGGAGACCCGCGTCGAGCTCGAAGAGGTCACGGCGCTGTGCTGGCACGCCTACGTGCCCGGGGTCGAGCCGGGCCAGCGCTACGGCTTCCGGGTCCACGGCCCGTGGGACCCGGACCAGGGCATCCGGTGCAACCCCGACAAGCTGCTCCTCGACCCCTACGCCAAGGCGGTCTGCGGGAAGCTCAAGTGGAACGACTCGGTGTTCGCCCACCGCGTCGACGACGACCACGACGCGGAGGACGACGACGAGGCCGGTGACGCTCCGGTCGAGCGCACCCATCGGCGTCGCAGCGAGCTCGACAGCCGTGGGTCCGTCCCGCTGTCGGTGGTCACCAACCCGTACTTCGACTGGGGCGACGACCGCCACCCCCGCACCCCGTGGCACGAGACCGTCGTCTACGAGCTCCACACCAAGGGGTTCACCAACACCCACCCGACCATCCCCGAGGAGCAACGGGGCACCTACGCCGGCCTCGCCCACCCCGCCGCCATCGAGCACCTCCAGCGCCTCGGGGTCACCGCCGTCGAGCTGCAGCCCGTCCACCAGTTCGTGGACGAGCACGCGCTCGTCGAGGCCGGGCTGCGCAACTACTGGGGCTACAACTCCATCGCCTACCTGGCGCCCCACAACGGGTACTCGGCCAGCGGTGACACCGGCGGGCAGGTGCGCGAGTTCAAGCAGATGGTCAAGGCGCTCCACGCCGAGGGCATCGAGGTCATCCTCGACGTCGTCTACAACCACACCGCCGAGGGCAACCACCTCGGCCCCACCCTGTCGCTGAAGGGCATCGACAACCAGGCCTACTACCGGCTCAACCCCGAGGACCCGAGCCGCTACGTCGACTACACGGGCACCGGCAACACCCTCAACATGCGCCACCCCCACGTGCTGCAGCTGATCATGGACAGCCTGCGGTACTGGGTGCTCGAGATGCACGTGGACGGGTTCCGCTTCGACCTCGCCGCGACGCTGGCTCGCGAGCTCCACGACGTCGACCGGCTGTCCGCCTTCTTCGACCTCATCCAGCAGGACCCGGTGGTGAGCCAGGTGAAGCTGATCGCCGAGCCGTGGGACGTCGGTGAGGGCGGCTACCAGGTGGGGAACTTCCCGCCGCTGTGGTCGGAGTGGAACGGGCAGTACCGCGACACCGTGCGCGACTACTGGCGGGGCCGGGACCAGACCCTCGCCGAGTTCGCCTACCGCTTCACCGGCTCGTCCGACCTCTACGCGACCACGGGCCGGCGTCCGTACGCGTCGGTCAACTTCGTGACCGCCCACGACGGCTTCACCCTGACCGACCTCGTCTCGTACGACGAGCGCCACAACGAGGCGAACCTCGAGGACAACCGCGACGGCGAGTCCCACAACCGGTCCTGGAACTGCGGGGTCGAGGGCCCGACCGACGACCCGGCCATCATCGAGCTGCGGGCCCGGCAGCGCCGCAACTTCCTGACCACGCTGTTCCTGTCGCAGGGCGTGCCCATGCTGCTGTCGGGCGACGAGCTCGGACGGACCCAGGGCGGCAACAACAACGCCTACTGCCAGGACAACGAGGTCTCCTGGCTCGACTGGGGCACCGTCGACGAGGACCTGCTCGCGTTCACCCGCCGGCTGATCGAGCTGCGCCGGTCGCACCCGGTGTTCCACCGCCGCCGCTGGTTCGACGGGCGCCCCCTGGTCGACGGCGACCACGGCACGATCCGCGACATCGGCTGGTTCCGTCCCGACGGCCAGCAGATGACCCACGACGACTGGAACGTCGGCTTCGCCCGCACCATCGGCGTCGCCCTGAGCGGCGAGATGATCCCCTCCCCCGGGCCCCGCGGGGAGAAGATCACCGATGACGACTTCTTCTGCATCTTCAACGCCCACGACCAGCGCCTCGACGTGCGCCTGCCCGAGGCGCTCCGCGACGGGCAGTGGGTGGCCGAGATCGACACGTACGACCCCGATCGCGAGCACCCCGTGGTCAAGCCCGGCGACACCGTCGGCGTGGAGGGCCGCGCCAGCCTCCTCCTGCGCCGGACCGCCGCCTGA